Genomic window (Luteitalea sp.):
ATGCGATCACCTTCGATCCGCCGGTGTGGGCGATGTTCGAGCGCAAGAAGTTCTGGGAAGCGCACCGTGTGATGCTCGAGCGCGAGTACTATCACCTCGAGAACATGACCAATCTCGATCAGCTGCCCTCGTCTGGGTTCACGCTCAGCGTGTTTCCCGTCAAGTGGGTCGATACGACCGCCGCGCCGGTGCGAGCGGTGGCCATTCTGGACGACTGAGCCGGAGAGCACATGCGACCGTTTGGTTATCTTCGGCCCGATAGCCTCGATGAGGTCCTGGCGCTGCTGACCAGGCATGGACCGGACGCCCGGCTGCTGGCGGGTGGCACCGATCTCATCGTACGGCTCCGGTTGGGCCACGTACGGCCGACGCTCGTCGTCGACGTCAAGCGGGTTGGCGCCTTGCGGGCAGACATCGTCGAGGAGGAGGCCCACCTGAGAGTCGGCGCTCGCGTCGTCATGACGGATCTCATTCGAGACGAGCGCGTCCGACGCCACTTCCCTGCGCTGGTCGAGGCGGCTGCTGTTGTCGGGTCGGTGCAGATACGGAATCGCGCGACGCTCGTAGGCAACGTCTGCAACGCTTCACCGGCGGCCGACACGGCGCCCGCGCTGCTCGTCTATGGGGCGATCGCGAACGTCGTTGGCCCCGCCGGCCCCCACCGCGTGGCGCTCACCGACTTCTTCACGGGTCCAGGACAGACGGCGCTGAACCGCGGTGAGATCGTGGAGTCGATTGACCTCCCGCTCCCCTCGAGCGCACGCGGCGCCGCCTTCGGGCGTGTGACCCGGCGTTTCGGCGTCGACATTGCCACGATCAATATATGCTGTCTCGTCAGTGCCTCGGGGCCGACCCGCTTCGCGTACGGAGCGGTCAGCTCGCGTCCATTGCTCGTCGAGGACGAGAGCGGCGTGCTTGCCGACGACAGTGCGCCGGCCGCCGCGCGATCCGAACGGCTCCAGCGCCTCATCAGCAACGCCAGCCCGATCTCCGACGTAAGGGGCAGTCGCGAGTATCGTCTCGCAATGCTCGAGGTCATGAGCCGACGCACCCTTGACGCCGCACGCGATCGCCTGCGCGGCTCGGAGACGTAGCCGCGTGCCAGCTCGCTTGGGTCCATGTGTCGATTGCCGTTAACCCCTTCAGGAGTCTGTTGTGTCCAGCTTTCTCAAGACGCGCCTCGGCGCAATGATGTTCCTCCAGTACATCATCTGGGGCTCGTGGTACGTCGTGCTCACCACTTACCTCACTCAGACACTTCATTTCTCGGGGACCCAGGCCGGAGCCATCTTCGGCACGACCGCCCTCGCGTCGTTGGTGTCGCCCTTCTTCGTCGGGCTGGTCGCCGACCGCTTCTTCGCGACAGAGCGAGTGCTGGCGGCGCTCTACGGGCTGGGGGCCGTCTTCCTGCTGCTCGC
Coding sequences:
- a CDS encoding xanthine dehydrogenase family protein subunit M, with amino-acid sequence MRPFGYLRPDSLDEVLALLTRHGPDARLLAGGTDLIVRLRLGHVRPTLVVDVKRVGALRADIVEEEAHLRVGARVVMTDLIRDERVRRHFPALVEAAAVVGSVQIRNRATLVGNVCNASPAADTAPALLVYGAIANVVGPAGPHRVALTDFFTGPGQTALNRGEIVESIDLPLPSSARGAAFGRVTRRFGVDIATINICCLVSASGPTRFAYGAVSSRPLLVEDESGVLADDSAPAAARSERLQRLISNASPISDVRGSREYRLAMLEVMSRRTLDAARDRLRGSET